The following proteins come from a genomic window of Malus sylvestris chromosome 4, drMalSylv7.2, whole genome shotgun sequence:
- the LOC126619568 gene encoding light-harvesting complex-like protein 3 isotype 2, chloroplastic, translated as MSISMALFSPTTHLPTLAPSSSSHFKPLLTHKPYLSLRPKNLLRASAENGVGSSAATTVEPKAEPDVPEPGAKAVPLKSESSAGANGSAGPAEEVTVGNLFEDGRWVNGTWDLKQFEKSGKTDWDAVIDAEARRRKWLQDNPESSSNENPVFFDTSIVPWWAWIKRYHLPEAELLNGRAAMIGFFMAYFVDSLTGVGLVDQMGNFFCKTLLFVAVGGVLLIRKNEDVENLKKLLEETTFYDKQWQATWQDETPDSSSKNK; from the exons ATGTCCATTTCCATGGCCTTGTTTTCTCCCACAACCCATCTCCCAACCCTCGCTCCTTCCTCCTCATCACACTTCAAACCCCTCCTGACCCACAAGCCTTATCTCTCTCTCAGACCCAAGAACCTCCTCAGAGCCTCGGCTGAGAATGGAGTTGGAAGCTCAGCTGCCACTACCGTGGAGCCCAAAGCAGAGCCCGATGTCCCGGAACCCGGCGCCAAGGCGGTTCCCTTGAAGAGTGAGAGCTCTGCTGGGGCTAACGGGTCAGCTGGACCAGCTGAGGAGGTGACTGTGGGGAATTTGTTTGAAGATGGGAGATGGGTCAATGGGACTTGGGATTTGAAGCAGTTTGAGAAAAGTGGCAAAACTGACTGGGATGCTGTTATTGATGCTG AGGCCAGGAGGAGAAAATGGCTCCAGGACAACCCGGAATCATCCAGTAATGAGAACCCTGTGTTTTTTGACACCTCCATTGTACCTTGGTGGGCATGGATAAAGAGATACCATTTACCTGAAGCTGAACTACTTAACG GTCGTGCTGCTATGATAGGTTTTTTCATGGCGTATTTTGTTGATAGCTTGACTGGAGTTGGCCTAGTTGACCAAATGGGCAATTTCTTCTGCAAAACATTATTGTTTGTAGCTGTAGGGGGAGTGCTTCTGATCCGCAAGAACGAGGATGTTGAAAACCTAAAGAAACTACTCGAAGAGACGACGTTTTATGATAAGCAATGGCAAGCAACCTGGCAGGACGAGACGCCGGATAGCAGTAGCAAGAATAAGTAG